GCTTCCCGGACCCAGCAGAATGACAAATGTAATCATTTTAAAAGGTCCCATCACCTGCTCAGTCATTCCCAATAAGCTCACACAGCACTATGGAAAGACTGACACCCGAGTTGTAGGGcctcagccagaaaaaaaaatcaaatcaccagGATGCAACCAACAAAATTGtcaaataccaaataaaaagCTTCATGAATTCTCCATCAGCAATATAACGCTTCCTGGTCTAAGCAAATATAGACCCAGTATATGAATTGTGATAGGATTGCATTAGCCTTCCAACAGCTTCCAACAGCTGGAGCAGAAACCTCTAAGAAATACATGTTTCTATAAAGCTGCCTTTATTGGTTATAATCCTGTTAGGGTGAAGGctgtaatctctttctctgtAAGCCCCTATCCTCTGGTGGAAGGCTTCTCATTCACGAGTCACAAATACATTTCTGTTTCATTtgaagctgagaaaaaaaagaacccagACCAGATAGTTGAGGAGTTCCATGTGTACTATCTCTCCTCCACTCCCAAGTCTGCCTTTCCCCTCTAAGGCTGGCGCTCCTTTTGTGTCTGACCATGTGATCTGTTCAGATCATGTCCCAATCACTCAGATGTCCTATACAGTCTAGCCACACATGAACAGAGAAAACAGGATTGCTCATCCTTTGGAAGGGGAATGGGGTGTGGTGCTTTCTAGGAGCCCAAGTTCAGAATCACAAAGAGAAAGTCTGCCCAGAGCCATTCAGTTTCTGAGAATCCACTGAAGAGAAatacaagcaaaacaaacaaccTTTGAATATGCTGGGGAAAGAATTCTACACAGGAGAAATCCATGGATTTAGACTTCTGTTAACTAGAGCAATACCAAATTTGGGACTTCCTCTCCATAGCAAATTACTGAAGCTCCTCACTTCCTTACTTACTTCAGGCCTTCAAGGACCTGATACAGGCTActcatctaaaaataaaatggtcaaTTTGACTTATAAACATTAGAAAATACATTTCAGGCTCCAGACACCAACTCCACATCACCTCTTTCCTTTATTCCATTCCCTCAGAAGCCATGGTTCCCTTATGCTTGGTCTTCTGAATCGGAAGTTTTCTCCTTACTCCTGGGGAATGTATCCTCATTCCCCCACTCCAAGTCTGCATAGACCAACTTTCACCCGCACAAATTGTGAGCATCACTTACCCCAATGTTGTCATGGTGACAATGGTATACCAAAAGGAAGCCGGGATGCTTGTGAATTTGCTGGCAGAAGAGCCCTTCTCGGCATAAAACATCACAGTGGCAAAGATAATGATGGCCAtggtgagagaaaagagaaggaagccCAGCTCTGACGCACAACTTTTAAGTGTGTAACCCAGGATTCGTAAGCCCTGGGAGTGCCGGGAGAACTTGAAAATTCTGAAGACTCGGAACACCCGGAGTGTGACAAAGGCGCCGGACACATCCTCATTGTTGGTCATCACCAGGCCAATGTAGTATGGCATGATGGCCACCACATCAATGATGCTCATCACACTCCGGATAAAGCGGTAGCGGCTAGGTGCCGCAAACAGCCGTAGCAGGTACTCAACAGTAAAGATCATGACACAGGCCGTGTCCAGGCAGAAGAAGGCCACCGCATAACGCTCCCCACATGGCAGCTCCTTGTTCCCAGGCACCGTGCCACAGGGCACTGTCTCCACCACATTAGTGATGACAGAAACAGCAATGAAGAAACCTGTGACATAGTAGAAGACCAAGGCCAGAGTGCTTGTGTGTGGATTCTCAAAGGCCCTCCACATGGTCTGACGGAAACTGAGTGACGGCAGGGATTCCTGGTTGTTCTCAGAGTCATTGTCATCCATCAGCCGTTCTGCATTCTCCCGCTTGCGATCCTTGTATTCTTCATAACAACAGTCCCCAATGATCTCTGGAAGGATGCCATAGAAAGCCAGCTCGTCATCATAAGCAGAGATGCACTCGTACCGGGGGTAATGCAGCTTCCCTGTGCGGTAGAAGTTGAGGACACAGCGGAATACCTCTGGGTCTCGGTCAAAGAAATATTCCTTGGTGTCCTCATTGAAAAAGAATTCTTTCTCTGTGCTGCCAAGTAAGGTGTCAGGATAGCGCTCCAGGGTGGTCCGCCATGTCTGGAATCTGCGCCCACTCACATTGAGGATGATCAGTTCATCTTGCCTCTTATTTTTGTCAGCTGGGGCCAGGGGCATGGGGCAGTTGGCCACGGGCATCCAGCCAATGGCTGCTGCCCTGGCAAAGGGCAGCCAAGCTGCGACTCCAGCAGCCATGGTGACGCCAGCTCTCAGGACAAGTTACTGTGTCTTGGAAAAATCACACACCCGCTTGGAGTTAGCTCAGCAATCCCCTGAgggtgagagaagaaaaatgggggtgGGTTAGAATGGAGAGAAGTAAAAAGATAACATTCAGAGGACAGGGCTAAGCCACtagtgtcacacacacacacacacacaatcaagtACACTGGACTATgttgctctttccttttccattccttAGCCATATCGAGCAGCTAACATAGGTGCGGACCTGACAGCTGCTAGTGACTCACTGACAAATTGTCAAATTTCAAGAGAGCTTGGAAGCATTTGGAAGGGAAGCATCCTCAACAAAGATCTGAGAAGACATAGACTATAATCAGCTCTAAAAGGTTATGGCCCGATTACAAATTTAAATTGGGAATGGGTAAATGATCTctcattaaaagaatttaaaagtggGATAAACatgctaatttttatttcttcaccaACCAAGGCAATTAGAAAGTTGGGGAgcaagaaacagagaaggagCAGCAATAAACATATTCCTTCCACTTATTTCCCTAGCCAGTAAGATGCGATGCCCATATTAGACCAAATAAATCCTAGGATACCAGTTCATTGTGCAAAAGGTCCAGGAGCTAAGTCCCCTTTTGACCTAACTGATCCTTCACCTCCAGTTTACAGGTCAAGTAATGAATgactccccttcttccccctataGGGCTTAACCCAACCATTGTGAcaaatatagtataatatttataatattaatatcataattataaatgtttgttgattcagAAATCTGAGGTACTGACTTTCAAACTTTTTGAGTATGAAAATACTTTATGGATATAAAAAATGTTAAGTACTCCCTCCACTGGCTCATTGGTCTTTCAGCTATCATGTCCAGGCATCAATTCTTTGACCTTCTGCATATATGTCCTGCTCACACAGGTTCATTCTAAGTGCAGACCTACATGTGGATGCCCTGGCCACACACGCCTCCCATATTTGTATGCCCCATAAGTGATACATATGCAGGTTCATTCTTCCCACTAAATGGGAATTTGTGAGAAAGTAAGCTCAGGGTTAATGGGAGAAATTAATACTATTACTGTTACCACATTGCTATCTAATTTTGCatattgcacatatatatatatatatatgtctatatatacacacacacatgcatgcttTGCATAAAACTTATGTCAATATCAAATGCCATTATTATATGGGGAGGGAAAAGTCAACTTTCCATTATTTGTGATAATGTGTGGATGCAGGAACTCAGACAATCccaaaataaaactatttgatTTGGTATCATCTCAATCCTATCCTTCTATCCCCAAAATCTAAGTGCATTCATTGCACAGATCACACAACTATGGAGTACTAGGAATTCAAACTTAAGTAAAAAAAGCATATTTACTTTCTTAATTATTTAGGTGATGTTGATAATAACCAACTATTAATATTAACACAGCACTTTAAggttaacaaaatattttcctcccaaaaaaacaaacaaacaaaaataatctctGCGAAGGACTAAAAGCAAATATGATTATTCCAGAATTGCAGAATCTTGATTGAAGGAACTAGAGGTaataacaacatatatatatatatatatacatatatatatatgtatgtacgtatgtatACGCATAtattgctgagacaattgggattaagtgacttgcccagggtcacacagcaagaaaGTATTGTGTCtcagatagatttgaactcaggtcatctacTACATTACTACACATAAGTAGTAAGTAAatcaggcaagatttgaactcagatcttcctgatgctatccactgtgacacttaGCTATAAGAATTCTCTCTACCATATCCTTGCCaagtgttgttgttcagtcatttcaggcaTGTCTGTCTccccatgaccccatttggagtttcctccaaagatattggaggagtttgtcatttccttctctggctcattttacagatgaggaaactgaggcaggcagggttaaAGGACTTACTGAGGATTACACAGCAAATAAGTATCtcagttcacatttgaactcaggtcttcctgactccagttctggcattctatctaccaCTACACCTAGCTGGACTTACTTGACCAAAATCCATTTTTTATACAATTTGTAACTACTATTATATTATTTAGGACCAAACAGAGCAAATCTAATCcctcattttaataaaataaattcttttaagacaaaaaaggaaaattttattgctgtcttttgtttttatatcacatcatttccaaatatgtctgttcccttttcctccccagtAATAGCATGGCAAACCATCTTGGTGGAGATCTAAACCAGGTTGAAGGGTAACCTACAGATAGTGAATTGGGCAATGTTTACTCCAACTATGTGAAGATGCCCCTTGGCAGAATgggcaaatgaaaataattggttccaatggccatgaagatgGGTAAGGCAAGAAGCTATAGTGCTTAGGGTTTAGGCAAGCATCAAAGACACCATGGTCATCTACTTCATCCCAGTCCATTTTcagttgtctttatttttgtcctGTTACTAAacttcaatgattctggaagagagagtgagactgaagACTTTGTGTagtttatttaaatccaatttatgtacaAGTCAAGACATGGCCTgggatgtcattggtcctcttcaaaaatgaaggacaaacaacaacaattcctTATTTCCCAAAATGGCTTTTCACCTTCTAGAAGCCAACTAGCTTCTAGAATGCTCtccttaaatcttctcttttcagattaaaaaaattcatctcctACAACTAATCCATGGCTCAATCCCTAACCCATCACTCATTCTGATTCGTCCCCAGGTGGCTGATGTTGTTCCAAAAATATATAGCTCtagatttgtattattattagCCGTGTGGCCTTggatagattatttattttcattaagattaatttttctcctccatACAAAGAGAGGGATAAATTTAGTTATTttgaaggtcctttccaactctaaatcccaTAAAAGATCATACTCAAAATCTGTGACTGGTCTGACCATGATTCTTTAAGTGAACTCACACAGAATCATACAAGTGACAAagataatttgaactcaggttttcaacTGAGTTTGAGAAATGGCTTCTCAGACTAGTGATTTTGACATCATTTCAACTTTTGATATTCAAATAATTCTGAATTCTTTGGGAAACTGTGAAAAAATATCTAGGGATGggggaaattacattttttattatgacCAACCTGTCCTCCAGGattcttcacttttttcatttcatagacCTCTCTAGCTCTCCAGGGAAGTCCAAGAACCCCttcttagaaaaatgttttcaaaggaataaaacaaaaatacataggaccacaaaggaaaccaattacactgaaatacagttaccaaactatttttaaaatgttcatgcTCTCAACTTAAGAATTCCTGATCTAAATATAAAAACTCAATATATGTTCGTGGTGTATTATGGTGGCCAAGCAAGCTAATGTCGCCTTAGGAAAAGCTTTCCAGGAACAGAATGATAATGGTTTCACTGTACTGTGCCCACATATGGAATATCAAGTTCAGTTCTGGATGTCTCACTTTAGGAAGGATGTTGGTAACATGAAAAGTAATGAGGATGGGGAAAGGTCTTGAGTATCTCATGGCCCATGAAGATGGGTTGGATGGATGAAGGGTATTTTGTCTAAAGAAAATAGAGTATGGGATGGGGAAAGGTTGAGAGGAATACGACAGCTGTCTTCAAATAGCTGAAGGGCTTTCATGTGAAAGAATGAATAGATTTGCTTTGTTTGGTCTCAGGGGATAACTCTACAATAAATGTGTAAGAGTTGAAGATAGGCAAAAAAGTTCAATTTAAATTTCCTCCCAGTTAAAAgcatccaaaagtagaatggattgCCTTTGAGCAAAAGTTGGATGATAACATATGTGATCAAAGGAATTCTGCTGTCAGGTACAATTTGGAGTGGATGGCAGCTAGGGTAACTTCCAACACTAAAATTCTGCAATTTAGAGGATTTAGGGTATCTTTATTTGAAGCAATGACTTCCGATAATCCTCAAATAACTGAACAGGCCAAATCCCATCGCAACAAATTCCAAGGgatgtctatattttcttttgttgcattaaatatccatttaaaGAGACAATGTaactatatttttctcttgactGTTTTGCTGTGTTAAATATCCCTCTAAAGACATAGTATCGCTATGTTAGAAGGAATcctggcttggagtcagaaggacctcgTTCAAGTCCCAGACtcaatgcttactagctgtgtgcttATTGGAAGTCACATAAGCCTCTGGGTCTaagtttcctatctataaaatgaggctaataagaCTTGCACTAACTACCcttcagggttattgtgagaaaattgctttgtaaacaGCAAAGCTttctataaatgtcagctattactaTAAGTGGGACATTTCTAAGGACTTAGAAATCTTTTTGTTACAGAGATTTGTTCGGGATTATAGTCTTTTTACTGTTTTCTTGTGCATcagctctcttttcttctctcatgtGCCTCCCAACATTGCATCCAGTTGATCAGCTTCTCACCAAAGTTTACTTTATCTGGTATCCTCTCGGGACTTAAGAGTACCCACATTTCTGTTGGACATTAACATTTACAAAACCCTCTGTTCACAACAAACAAAACTATGAGATAGATGGTAGAAGTGTTATCTCCCTCTTACAGAAAAGTGAGGTTCAAGGAGAGGTATTGTGCACAGTTAAGATGTTGGATATGAATCCAAGTCTCCTGCCTGCTGCCTCGCATCAGATTTGCACAACTTTATTTGTTCCTTGGTAACACTCTGAAATTGTTTTCATATGTAGAGGTTCTGTTTCTCCAATCAGATTACAAGGTCCCTGAGGATAAGAAATGGGTTGAGTGAACTACATTCAAAGGCTGGTATTATCCACAACTCTCTGTGAGACCTCAGGCAAACTGCTAAGATCTCTCTGTGCCTCTATTTCTACATCGGTCCGATGCAGAAAATAATTAGAGTTTCGCCCCTCTCTATTTCTGAAGTTAAGAAAGGGGGATTCAGATGCCATATGGGAAAAAGCAATGCACAAGACATCCCCCAAGTACAATCACACCAAGAAAACAGAATAACTGGTTAGGGTACAATCAGTTCCTGATTGTGATCCCTAACAGAAGAAAACTGTGACTGAGTCAATCCCTTGGATTTTGGAATTCATTGCAGAACTGTTTTTCCCCTGCCTGGAAGAAAGGGGTATGTATAGGAAAGAGATCACCAAGCTTAAAATCAGATGAAATGAGTTTCAATTTAGGCTCTGACAACACCTGTGTGACGATAGATAAGTAACTTACATCTGCAAAGcatggtttcttcatttgtaaaaacggaataatatttgcattacctatctcatagggttgttgtgggaAAAGCATTCTGCAAACCACAAACTCTGTAAATATGAGCTGCTATCATTATTGGAACAACAGAAGAATCTATCAGTATTCTTTGAGCACAAGATGACTTACACAAAGATGCTAAGTGGCTTGGGGGGAAGCCAGATTGGTCTAAAAAAGTCTGCAGAGAGAATATGCCCCATGAAGAGGTCAGTGATATGAGTATCTAAAATATTACACCCTCTGGTTTTCTGATGTCTATAGTCTATGATAAAAACCTCCCTGGGTTCAAATGGGTGTGGCCTAGCATCCCAGAGAATGAAAGGCTATCTATGTAGGATCTCTATATTCGTTAGTTTACACACACAGAGTCAGGTGcaccatctctctctgtctctcctctctgtctctgtctctgtctctgtctctgtctctctctgtctctctctctctctctctctctctctctctctctctctctctctctatccttccttccttccttccttccttccttccttccttccttccttccttccttccttccttccttccttccttccttccttccttccttccttccttccttccttccctctgtctctctctctctgtctctgtctctctctctcctaggACATATTTTGATCAAAGGATAGCAACTCAGTCATTTACAGGAcctcaaaaataatttaactcaggttttttattaaacacataataaatgtgAGCATTAACAATAAGAATCtaactcaaggtcacacagattaGTAAATAGACCCACTAGGTCCAAATCCGATGCTCCTTTCTACTGTACCATGCTATGGCTTAGGTCAGAGGAGAAAACTAAGAGTATGGATGAATGTAGTAAGAAGAATGTAATTAGAAATATGGCAATCAGAAAATGAGGACCTTACTTAAAGATCAAAAGCTTTAGAGTTGAAAAGGCACTGAAAGGCCAAATCTAGTTCCTTCTTTTTACACACTTGGAAGATAAAAATCAGAGAAGTCTTGGGTTGTTAGCCCTGCTCCACACGCAACTAGGGCAGGGTGCTTTCCCCTGTACTCCTGTGCCTCCTAGTTCTGTAACATTTGGCAGgtgatttcatttttctgggccttagcttcttaatctataaaatatggcAGCATGGTATATGAGAAAGAAGATTGACCTTGGAGAATGAAGACCTAATTTTGTAACATGATTCCAAcatttagtaactgtgtgaccttgggccttcagcttccttatctgtaaaaacaaaacagaacataaCACTCATAATCAGCAACCTGGattgttgaggatcaaatgagatatataaagtgttttgtcaACTCCGTGCTATATACATTTGAACAAAAATGAGacttaaatgatctttaaggtgcTTCTCTAAAATTATATCATTCTGTAAGAGCCAAGAATCCTAAGTGGAGGGGGAAATACCTGTGGCTTATCCCCTCATATGAGGAGTCTCCAAGATTCTCTAAGAGCAATTTTCCTCTCTACAAAGCAAGACAGACAGCATTAGTTTTTAGGCTCAAGATCCCTTGAGTCTCTTCATTGGGAAGAGAGTTTCTTTTGAATATTACAGAGCCAGTCTTGG
The Sminthopsis crassicaudata isolate SCR6 chromosome 4, ASM4859323v1, whole genome shotgun sequence genome window above contains:
- the KCND3 gene encoding A-type voltage-gated potassium channel KCND3 isoform X1, whose protein sequence is MAAGVAAWLPFARAAAIGWMPVANCPMPLAPADKNKRQDELIILNVSGRRFQTWRTTLERYPDTLLGSTEKEFFFNEDTKEYFFDRDPEVFRCVLNFYRTGKLHYPRYECISAYDDELAFYGILPEIIGDCCYEEYKDRKRENAERLMDDNDSENNQESLPSLSFRQTMWRAFENPHTSTLALVFYYVTGFFIAVSVITNVVETVPCGTVPGNKELPCGERYAVAFFCLDTACVMIFTVEYLLRLFAAPSRYRFIRSVMSIIDVVAIMPYYIGLVMTNNEDVSGAFVTLRVFRVFRIFKFSRHSQGLRILGYTLKSCASELGFLLFSLTMAIIIFATVMFYAEKGSSASKFTSIPASFWYTIVTMTTLGYGDMVPKTIAGKIFGSICSLSGVLVIALPVPVIVSNFSRIYHQNQRADKRRAQKKARLARIRVAKTGSSNAYLHSKRNGLLNEALELTGSPEDEHLTKTTSLIESQHHHLLHCLEKTTGLSYLVDDPLLSVRTSTIKNHEFIDEQMFEQNCMESSMQNYPSTRSPSLSSHPGLTTSCCSRRSKKTTHLPNSNLPATRLRSMQELSTIHIQGSEQPSLTTSRSSLNLKADDGLRPNCKGSQITTAIISIPTPPALTPEGESRPPPSSPGSTTNIPPIGSNIVKVSAL
- the KCND3 gene encoding A-type voltage-gated potassium channel KCND3 isoform X2, which translates into the protein MAAGVAAWLPFARAAAIGWMPVANCPMPLAPADKNKRQDELIILNVSGRRFQTWRTTLERYPDTLLGSTEKEFFFNEDTKEYFFDRDPEVFRCVLNFYRTGKLHYPRYECISAYDDELAFYGILPEIIGDCCYEEYKDRKRENAERLMDDNDSENNQESLPSLSFRQTMWRAFENPHTSTLALVFYYVTGFFIAVSVITNVVETVPCGTVPGNKELPCGERYAVAFFCLDTACVMIFTVEYLLRLFAAPSRYRFIRSVMSIIDVVAIMPYYIGLVMTNNEDVSGAFVTLRVFRVFRIFKFSRHSQGLRILGYTLKSCASELGFLLFSLTMAIIIFATVMFYAEKGSSASKFTSIPASFWYTIVTMTTLGYGDMVPKTIAGKIFGSICSLSGVLVIALPVPVIVSNFSRIYHQNQRADKRRAQKKARLARIRVAKTGSSNAYLHSKRNGLLNEALELTGSPEDEHLTKTTSLIESQHHHLLHCLEKTTNHEFIDEQMFEQNCMESSMQNYPSTRSPSLSSHPGLTTSCCSRRSKKTTHLPNSNLPATRLRSMQELSTIHIQGSEQPSLTTSRSSLNLKADDGLRPNCKGSQITTAIISIPTPPALTPEGESRPPPSSPGSTTNIPPIGSNIVKVSAL